The genomic segment CCTACGTGCACATCGGCGCCGAGCTGTGCCTGACCGACGAGCACGACGGGCCCGACGGCTACCGCGTCCGGGTCACCGGCCACCACACGTACTTCACCAGCTCGAAGCACGTGGTGCCGCTGGCGTTCTCGGTGACGGTCGATCCGGCCGGGCAGATCGCCGTCCACGGCGGCTGAGCGCGGACGGGCGGACGCGGCGGTGGCGACGCGGGTGCCGGGGGCGGCGTCGCGGGCGCGGCGGGGCCCGCGGTCGGCGCCGACGCGGGCCGGGGGGGCGCTGGCGGACCTGCAGCCCGCGACCCGCGCGCACGTCAAGGCGATCGCGGTGTCCATCGACGGCGACGATCGGTCGCGGGGGCGTGAGGCACAGCCTGGGCGGAGCCGGCGCCGGCGGGGCGACGCTGGCGAGGGTCGTGGTAGCCTTGTCCCATGAGCTTGGTCGGTCAGATCGCGTCGCTCCAGAACTACGACGTCTACAAGGAGCTGGCGTGGGAGGGATCCTTCGAGGACTACCTGGACCTGGTCCGGCGTCGGCCGCAGGTCACGCGCAACGCCTACCAGCGCCTGTACGACATGGTCCTGTCGCACGGGGTCGAGGAGTACATCGACAACAAGAAGAAGCTGGTGCGCTACCGCTTCTTCAAGGACGAGCAGCACGGCGGCAAGGACGCGATCTTCGGCCTCGACGTGCCGCTGATGCGCCTGATGAACGTGCTCAAGAGCGCGGCCCAGGGCTACGGCACCGAGCGCCGCATCATCCTCCTGCACGGCCCGGTCGGCTCGGCCAAGTCGACGATCGCGCGCCTGCTCAAGAAGGGCGTCGAGGAGTACTCGCGCTCGCCCGAGGGCGCGCTCTACACGTACTACTGGTCGCTGCCGGGGGAGCTGGGCGAGCTGGCCGGTGGCCAGGACACGTTCCACTGCCCGATGCACGACGAGCCGCTGCGGCTGATCCCGCACGAGTGGCGGGCCGAGACGATCAAGCGCCTGACGCTCGGCAACTCGGACTTCAAGGTCAAGATCGAGGGTGAGGTCAACCCGGCCTGTCGGCTCATCTTCAAGGAGCTGATGCGCCACCACCAGGGCGACTTCGAGAAGGTGATGAGCCACGTCCGGGTCCGCCGCCTGCTGCTGTCCGAGCAGGACCGGGTCGGCATCGGCACCTTCCAGCCCAAGGACGAGAAGAACCAGGACTCGACCGAGCTCACCGGCGACATCAACTACCGCAAGATCGCGGTGTTCGGCGCCGACTCGGATCCGCGCGCGTTCAACTTCGACGGCGAGTTCAACGTCGCCAACCGCGGCATCATCGAGTTCGTCGAGATCCTCAAGCTCGACGTGGCGTTCCTCTACGACCTGCTCGGCGCCACCCAGGAGCGCCGGATCAAGCCCAAGAAGTTCGCCCAGACCGACATCGACGAGGTCATCCTCGGCCACACCAACGAGGCCGAGTACAAGAAGCTCCTGTCGAACGAGTTCATGGAGGCGCTGCGCGACCGCACCGTGAAGGTCGACATCCCGTACATCACGCGGGTGTCCGAGGAGGTGAAGATCTACACCAAGGACTACACCTCGGATCGCGTCGGCAAGCACATCGCGCCGCACACGCTGTACGTGGCGTCGCTGTGGGCGGTGCTGACCCGGCTCGAGGACCCCAAGAAGGGCAACCTCAGCCCGCTGCAGAAGGCCAAGCTCTACGACGGCAAGACCTTGCCCGGCTTCACCCAGGACAACATCAAGGAGCTGCGCAAGGAGGCCGCGCGCGAGGGCATGGAGGGCATCTCGCCGCGCTACATCCAGGACAAGATCTCGAACGCGCTCGTGTCCGAGAAGGGCGAGGGCGCGGTCAACCCGTTCATGGTCATCAACGAGCTCGAGAGCGGCCTGCGCCACCACTCGCTGATCTCGTCGGACGACGTCCGCAAGCGCTTCAGCGACCTGCTCCAGGTCGTCAAGCAGGAGTACGACGACATCGTCAAGAACGAGGTCCAGCGCGCCATCTCCGCCGACGAGGATCTGATCCAGAAGCTGTGCGCCAACTACATCGACAACATCAAGGCGTACACCCAGCGCGAGAAGGTCAAGAACCCGTACACCGGCCAGGACGAGGAGCCCGACGAGCGGATGATGCGGTCGATCGAGGAGAAGATCGACATCGCCGAGAGCCGCAAGGACGACTTCCGCCGCGAGATCATGAACTACATCGGCTACCTCGCGGTCGAGGGCCGGACCTTCGACTACAAGACCAACGAGCGGCTGCACAAGGCGCTCGAGGCCAAGCTGTTCGAGGATCAGAAGGACTCGATCAAGCTGACGTCGCTGGTGTCGAGCGTCGTCGACCGCGAGACCCAGGCCAAGATCGACGTGGTCAAGCAGCGGCTGATCAAGAACTTCGGCTACGACGAGGTCTCGGCCACCGACGTGCTCAACTACGTCGCGTCGATCTTCGCGCGCGGCGACGTCAAGAGCTGAGCCCGGGCCGATGGATCCACGCGGTAAGGCCCCGGTCGCGATCGAGCTCAACCCCACGCTGGCGGAGCTCCTGGCCCGGCTGTGCGCGGAGCAGGGCACCGACGACTACCTGGGCGTCCTGTCGCGCGCGCTCGGGCTCTACGACCTGGCCCAGCGCACCCGCCGCGGCGGCGGCTCGCTGTGCTTCGTCAACGAGCGCGGCGAGGCCGCCGAGGTCGTGTTTTGAAGGCGCCGCTCGGCCGGAGGTTCGCATGAGTCAGCGCATCGACCTCGACCACGGCCGCTTCCGTCAGATCATCCGCGGCAAGATCAAGCAGAACCTCCGCAAGTACATCTCGCAGGGCGAGATGATCGCGAAGAAGGGCGGCGACAAGGTCTCGATCCCGCTGCCGCAGGTCGACCTGCCCCGGTTCCGCTGGGGCGACAAGCAGCAGGGCGGTGTCGGCCAGGGCGCCGGCGACGTCGGCGATCCGCTCGGCGGCCAGCCGGGGCAGGGCCCGCCCGGCCCGGGCCCGGCCGGCGAGCGCCCCGGCGAGCACATGGTCGAGCTCGAGGTCAGCCTGGCCGAGCTGGCCGAGATCATGGGCGAGGAGCTGGCGCTGCCGCGGATCCAGCCCAAGGGCACCGAGAAGATCGTCGCGTGGAAGGACAAGTACACCGGCATCCGCACCACCGGGCCGGAGTCGCTGCGCCACTTCCGCCGCACGTTCAAGCAGGCGCTGCGGCGCCAGATCGCGGTCGGGACGTACAAGCCCACCGATCCGGTGATCATCCCGATCCGCGACGACCGCCGCTACCGGTCGTGGAAGAGCGAGCCGCTGCCGCAGTCCAACGCCGTCATCATCTACATGATGGACGTGTCGGGCTCGATGGGCGACGAGCAGAAGGAGATCGTCCGGATCGAGAGCTTCTGGATCGACACCTGGCTGCGCTCCCAGTACCACGGCATCGAGAGCCGCTACATCATCCACGACGCGATGGCCAAGGAGGTCGATCGCGACACGTTCTTCCGGACCCGCGAGTCGGGCGGCACGATGATCAGCTCGGCGTACAAGCTGTGCGCCAAGATGATCGAGGACGAGTACCCGTCGGCCCAGTGGAACATCTACCCGTTCCACTTCTCCGACGGCGACAACTGGTCGATCGACGACACCCACACCTGCGTCGAGCTGCTCAAGTCCAAGATCCTGCCGCACGTGAACCTGTTCGCGTACGGCCAGGTCGAGTCGCCCTACGGCTCGGGCCAGTTCATCAAGGACCTGGCCGAGCACTTCGGCGACGACGAGCGCGTCGTCACCAGCGACATCAAGGGCAAGGACGCCATCATGGACTCGATCAAGGAGTTCCTGGGGAAGGGCAAGTAGCGTGGCCGGCCCGCGCCGCTTCCCCGAGTACCTGCGCGAGATGCAGGAGGCGATCGAGGGGCACGCCCGCGACTTCGGCCTCGAGTTCTTCCCGATCATCTACGAGGTCCTCGACTACAAGACCATGAACGAGGTCGCCGCGTACGGCGGCTTCCCGATCCGCTACCCGCACTGGCGGTTCGGCATGGACTACGAGCAGCTCGCCAAGGGCTACGAGTGGGGCCTGCAGAAGATCTACGAGATGGTGATCAACACCAACCCGGCCTACGCCTACCTGCTCGAGGGCAACTCGCTGGTCGACCAGAAGATCGTGATGGCGCACGTCTGCGCCCACGTCGACTTCTTCAAGCACAACTACTACTTCGGCAAGACCAACCGCAAGATGATCGACGGGATGGCCAACCACGCGGCGCTGGTCCGGCGCCACATGGAGCGCCACGGCGGCGACCTGGTCGAGGACTTCATCGACACGTGCCTGTCGCTCGAGAACCTGATCGACCCGATGTCGCCGTACATCGCCCGGGCCCGCGAGCCCCGGCCCGACGACGAGCCCGACGACGACGTGCCGCGGCTGCGCGCCAAGCAGTACATGGACAAGTTCATCAACCCGCCCGAGTACCTCGAGGCCCAGCGCAAGAAGAAGGAGGACGAGAAGAAGAAGGCGCGGCGGCGGTTCCCCGAGGAGCCGCAGCGCGACGTGCTCGCGTTCCTGCTGGCCCACGCGCCGCTCGAGCCGTGGCAGCGCGACGTGCTCGAGGTCGTCCGCAGCGAGGCCTACTACTTCGCGCCCCAGGCCATGACCAAGATCATGAACGAGGGCTGGGCCACGTACTGGCACTCGAAGATCATGACCGAGCGGGCGCTGACGACCGCCGAGATCATCGACTACGCCGACGCCTGCTCGGGCGTGCTGGCGACGGCGCCGGGCCGGCTCAACCCCTACAAGCTCGGGGTCGAGCTGTTCCGCCACATCGAGCAGCGGTGGAACAAGGGCCAGTTCGGCAAGGACTGGGACGAGTGCGACCGGCTCGACGTCAAGCGCGACTGGGATCGCCGCCTCGGCCTGGGCCAGCGCAAGATCTTCGAGGTCCGCCGGCTGCACAACGACATC from the Myxococcales bacterium genome contains:
- a CDS encoding DUF444 family protein, translated to MSQRIDLDHGRFRQIIRGKIKQNLRKYISQGEMIAKKGGDKVSIPLPQVDLPRFRWGDKQQGGVGQGAGDVGDPLGGQPGQGPPGPGPAGERPGEHMVELEVSLAELAEIMGEELALPRIQPKGTEKIVAWKDKYTGIRTTGPESLRHFRRTFKQALRRQIAVGTYKPTDPVIIPIRDDRRYRSWKSEPLPQSNAVIIYMMDVSGSMGDEQKEIVRIESFWIDTWLRSQYHGIESRYIIHDAMAKEVDRDTFFRTRESGGTMISSAYKLCAKMIEDEYPSAQWNIYPFHFSDGDNWSIDDTHTCVELLKSKILPHVNLFAYGQVESPYGSGQFIKDLAEHFGDDERVVTSDIKGKDAIMDSIKEFLGKGK
- a CDS encoding serine protein kinase; the protein is MSLVGQIASLQNYDVYKELAWEGSFEDYLDLVRRRPQVTRNAYQRLYDMVLSHGVEEYIDNKKKLVRYRFFKDEQHGGKDAIFGLDVPLMRLMNVLKSAAQGYGTERRIILLHGPVGSAKSTIARLLKKGVEEYSRSPEGALYTYYWSLPGELGELAGGQDTFHCPMHDEPLRLIPHEWRAETIKRLTLGNSDFKVKIEGEVNPACRLIFKELMRHHQGDFEKVMSHVRVRRLLLSEQDRVGIGTFQPKDEKNQDSTELTGDINYRKIAVFGADSDPRAFNFDGEFNVANRGIIEFVEILKLDVAFLYDLLGATQERRIKPKKFAQTDIDEVILGHTNEAEYKKLLSNEFMEALRDRTVKVDIPYITRVSEEVKIYTKDYTSDRVGKHIAPHTLYVASLWAVLTRLEDPKKGNLSPLQKAKLYDGKTLPGFTQDNIKELRKEAAREGMEGISPRYIQDKISNALVSEKGEGAVNPFMVINELESGLRHHSLISSDDVRKRFSDLLQVVKQEYDDIVKNEVQRAISADEDLIQKLCANYIDNIKAYTQREKVKNPYTGQDEEPDERMMRSIEEKIDIAESRKDDFRREIMNYIGYLAVEGRTFDYKTNERLHKALEAKLFEDQKDSIKLTSLVSSVVDRETQAKIDVVKQRLIKNFGYDEVSATDVLNYVASIFARGDVKS
- a CDS encoding SpoVR family protein, producing MQEAIEGHARDFGLEFFPIIYEVLDYKTMNEVAAYGGFPIRYPHWRFGMDYEQLAKGYEWGLQKIYEMVINTNPAYAYLLEGNSLVDQKIVMAHVCAHVDFFKHNYYFGKTNRKMIDGMANHAALVRRHMERHGGDLVEDFIDTCLSLENLIDPMSPYIARAREPRPDDEPDDDVPRLRAKQYMDKFINPPEYLEAQRKKKEDEKKKARRRFPEEPQRDVLAFLLAHAPLEPWQRDVLEVVRSEAYYFAPQAMTKIMNEGWATYWHSKIMTERALTTAEIIDYADACSGVLATAPGRLNPYKLGVELFRHIEQRWNKGQFGKDWDECDRLDVKRDWDRRLGLGQRKIFEVRRLHNDITFLDEFFTFDFCVEQKFYSVGYNEKSSSYEIQSREFAKVKEQLLRSLTNRGQPFIYVEDGNYDNKAELLLRHRHDGVDLDLGQAKDTLRALARVWTRPVNLLTRVDGKGKVLRCDGDTLTEKSAEYPG